One genomic window of Leptotrichia shahii includes the following:
- a CDS encoding DUF3419 family protein yields the protein MKSEVKENKVDFSLIRYSQCWEDTEILLESLDISEKDVCFGILSAGDNVFSMLTENPEKVIALDISFPQIALAKLKREIFKNFDYEEMLEFMGIKNSSKRIGMYEKIREKLEKDVRDYWDLNREAIETGVIHIGKFEKFFKIFREKILPLIHNKKRVEGLFEKKSRQEREEYYNKHWNNFRWKLMFKLFLSKSIVGKFGRDKEFFRYAEKDISEEMNKRSKYALCELDSYENPYIHYIMMGNYRLDCLPYFLRRENFENIRKNLHKLEIVQNSVEEYLDEIDFKINKFNLSDIFEYMSLENYRNLMKKIYDNADNNAILAYWNLIVERNSAKLNYTENEMKENIENKKNNIEKNFQRMEEFDKKLHKKDKTFFYTDFVVEKVIKYGNN from the coding sequence TTGAAAAGTGAAGTAAAAGAAAATAAAGTTGATTTTTCTTTAATAAGATACTCCCAATGCTGGGAAGATACTGAAATATTGCTTGAAAGCCTTGATATTAGTGAAAAAGATGTATGCTTTGGGATTTTGTCGGCAGGGGATAATGTGTTTTCGATGCTTACTGAAAATCCTGAAAAAGTGATAGCTCTCGATATAAGTTTTCCCCAAATTGCTCTTGCTAAGCTTAAAAGGGAAATTTTTAAAAATTTTGATTATGAAGAAATGCTAGAATTTATGGGAATTAAAAATTCTTCTAAAAGAATTGGGATGTATGAGAAAATACGTGAAAAACTTGAGAAAGATGTGAGAGATTATTGGGATCTTAATAGGGAAGCAATTGAAACTGGAGTGATTCATATTGGAAAATTTGAAAAATTCTTTAAAATTTTTAGGGAAAAGATACTTCCTTTGATACATAATAAAAAAAGAGTGGAAGGACTTTTTGAGAAAAAGTCGAGGCAGGAAAGAGAGGAATATTATAATAAACATTGGAATAATTTTAGATGGAAACTGATGTTTAAGCTGTTTCTTTCTAAATCTATAGTTGGAAAATTTGGAAGGGATAAGGAATTTTTCAGGTATGCGGAAAAAGATATTTCTGAAGAGATGAATAAAAGAAGCAAGTATGCCCTTTGCGAGCTGGACAGCTATGAAAATCCTTATATTCATTATATTATGATGGGAAATTACCGTTTAGACTGCTTACCTTACTTTTTAAGAAGGGAAAATTTTGAAAATATTAGGAAAAATCTTCATAAATTAGAGATTGTTCAAAATTCTGTGGAAGAATATCTTGATGAAATAGATTTTAAAATAAATAAATTTAATTTAAGTGATATATTTGAATATATGTCTTTGGAAAATTATAGAAATTTGATGAAAAAAATTTATGATAATGCTGATAATAATGCGATATTGGCATACTGGAACTTGATAGTGGAAAGAAATTCCGCAAAATTAAATTATACAGAGAATGAAATGAAGGAAAATATAGAAAACAAAAAAAATAATATTGAAAAAAATTTTCAAAGAATGGAAGAATTTGATAAAAAACTTCATAAAAAGGACAAAACGTTTTTTTATACTGATTTTGTAGTTGAAAAGGTGATAAAGTATGGAAATAACTAA
- a CDS encoding GNAT family N-acetyltransferase, which translates to MKIKRYAITENKKINNNYLEKYIKENDISQNEIARIQIERPSEIIVFQDEAEKMAGNLNLWHNRPNYNGKKTSYIGNIMIFEKYRKEKFEKEIFDTLFEEIRKNEIEVIIGPLNGTTWNTYRYVTKTGNRKPFLMEPWNEGYYVELFQKIGFKPLANYISTIMENMNPVKRENLSKKIEKIKKLNYYKDVKVKSSENEDIITMLNKVYDLTIQAFKNNFLYSELEREIFIKMYMKYEDKIVKKFFKTLYLKDELIGYVFGVPDYAELEYKGKIETMILKTIAISPKYNGKGMGYILIDELVKEAEKSGYKNVIYALMYEKNISKNIGSLLGDELRRYTLFIKEL; encoded by the coding sequence ATGAAAATAAAAAGATATGCGATAACAGAAAATAAAAAAATAAATAATAATTATTTAGAAAAATATATTAAAGAAAATGATATTTCTCAAAATGAAATAGCAAGAATTCAGATAGAACGCCCCTCAGAAATTATAGTTTTTCAAGATGAAGCGGAAAAAATGGCAGGAAACCTAAATTTGTGGCATAATCGACCAAATTATAATGGAAAAAAAACATCTTATATTGGAAACATAATGATATTTGAAAAATATAGAAAAGAAAAATTTGAAAAAGAAATATTTGATACACTTTTTGAAGAAATAAGAAAAAATGAGATTGAAGTGATAATTGGACCTTTGAATGGAACTACTTGGAATACGTATCGGTATGTGACAAAAACTGGAAACAGAAAGCCATTCTTGATGGAACCTTGGAATGAAGGCTATTATGTGGAATTATTTCAAAAAATTGGATTTAAACCTCTTGCCAATTATATTTCTACAATAATGGAAAATATGAATCCTGTTAAAAGGGAAAATCTATCTAAGAAAATTGAAAAAATAAAAAAATTGAATTACTATAAGGATGTAAAAGTAAAATCTTCAGAAAATGAAGATATAATAACAATGTTAAATAAAGTCTATGACTTGACAATTCAGGCATTTAAAAATAATTTTTTATATTCTGAACTGGAAAGAGAAATTTTTATAAAAATGTATATGAAATATGAGGATAAAATTGTAAAAAAATTCTTTAAAACGCTTTATCTCAAGGATGAATTAATTGGCTATGTGTTTGGAGTACCTGATTATGCGGAGCTTGAATATAAAGGAAAAATAGAAACAATGATACTTAAGACGATTGCAATTTCTCCAAAATATAACGGAAAAGGAATGGGATATATCTTAATTGATGAACTTGTAAAGGAAGCGGAAAAATCAGGTTATAAAAATGTGATTTATGCTTTGATGTATGAAAAAAATATATCTAAAAATATAGGATCGCTATTGGGAGATGAATTGAGAAGATATACTTTGTTTATAAAGGAACTTTAA
- a CDS encoding AMP-binding protein, whose protein sequence is MTIVDKIKELRSLYPDKTALFDLNTGKKATFTQIDEKSNYVCDYLRKKNFKKGDKIVVFIPIGVEFYLILTAIFKMGIQAVFIDPYAGIEHINKCCEMISPDGIIGSRKTLLKGFFLKGIRKIGKKINYIKVMEYSEKFSINENCQVKENKKIENYEKIEEDTPALISFTSGSTGFPKIIMRTHKFLLGQHNVLEKNIKFEKETSVYSSFPIFLFSHIATGTTTFIPDLNWKKPAESNFKNIVKQIIENNIQNVILPPVIFENIVKFCKDEKITLENVQKVYTGGAPVFYSLMKKIKEVFTNAKITALYGASEAEPISVLNFEDITKEDIENMKNGEGLLAGKIVNEIELKIEELEKTPERNKILKDNNAEDFSALKGEILVKGENVVNEYLNVEKNPNEKWHRTGDMGYINKKGQLVLLGRVKGRIQIDENVYYPFTVETAFSFCKNLKKSVLTSKNDKLYLFAERNSGFKEDLSKDSEIKRLKEKFGIFKIIETEIPMDKRHNSKTDYKRLEELKKEL, encoded by the coding sequence ATGACAATAGTTGACAAAATAAAAGAATTAAGAAGTCTGTATCCAGATAAGACAGCTTTATTTGACTTAAATACAGGCAAAAAAGCTACTTTTACCCAAATAGATGAAAAATCAAATTATGTATGTGATTATTTAAGGAAAAAAAATTTTAAAAAAGGAGATAAAATTGTAGTTTTTATTCCAATTGGAGTGGAATTTTACTTGATTTTGACAGCAATATTCAAAATGGGAATACAGGCTGTATTTATTGATCCTTATGCTGGGATTGAGCATATTAATAAATGCTGTGAGATGATTTCACCTGATGGGATAATTGGAAGCAGAAAAACACTTTTGAAGGGATTTTTTCTAAAAGGAATCAGAAAAATTGGGAAAAAAATTAATTATATTAAAGTGATGGAATACTCTGAAAAATTTTCAATAAATGAAAATTGTCAAGTGAAAGAAAATAAAAAAATTGAAAATTATGAAAAAATTGAAGAAGATACACCAGCTCTTATCAGTTTTACAAGTGGAAGTACTGGATTTCCTAAAATTATTATGAGAACTCATAAATTTTTGCTAGGGCAGCATAATGTACTTGAGAAAAATATAAAATTTGAAAAGGAAACATCGGTTTATTCTTCATTCCCAATATTTCTTTTTTCGCACATTGCCACAGGAACAACTACTTTTATTCCTGATTTAAACTGGAAAAAACCTGCAGAATCAAATTTTAAAAATATTGTTAAACAGATAATAGAAAATAATATTCAAAACGTCATCCTCCCTCCTGTAATATTTGAAAATATCGTAAAATTTTGCAAAGATGAAAAAATAACGCTTGAAAATGTTCAAAAGGTATATACAGGTGGTGCTCCTGTTTTTTACAGCCTTATGAAAAAAATTAAAGAAGTTTTTACAAATGCAAAAATTACAGCTTTGTATGGAGCATCAGAAGCTGAGCCAATATCAGTATTAAATTTTGAAGATATAACAAAAGAAGATATTGAAAATATGAAAAATGGAGAAGGGCTGTTGGCTGGAAAAATAGTTAATGAAATAGAACTTAAAATAGAAGAATTAGAAAAAACTCCTGAAAGAAATAAAATCCTAAAAGATAACAATGCTGAAGATTTTTCAGCATTAAAAGGTGAAATACTTGTAAAAGGTGAAAATGTAGTAAACGAATATTTAAATGTTGAGAAAAACCCCAATGAAAAATGGCATAGGACAGGAGATATGGGATATATTAACAAAAAAGGGCAACTTGTACTGCTTGGAAGAGTTAAAGGGAGAATACAGATTGATGAAAATGTTTATTATCCTTTTACTGTGGAAACAGCCTTTTCATTTTGTAAAAACTTGAAAAAATCAGTCCTTACTTCAAAAAATGATAAATTATACCTCTTTGCTGAAAGAAATTCTGGATTTAAAGAAGACTTATCTAAAGATAGTGAAATTAAAAGACTAAAAGAAAAATTTGGAATATTTAAAATAATTGAAACTGAAATTCCAATGGATAAGAGGCATAACAGCAAAACGGATTATAAAAGGCTGGAAGAATTGAAAAAAGAACTTTAG
- a CDS encoding ATP-binding cassette domain-containing protein translates to MVELKNIEKNYIGFDLKINLKINKGEIFGLIGQSGSGKSTILRIIQRILKADKGEINIAKNTETAYIFQEFNLLYNKNVFDNVALPLILKKKFSAEKVKEVLKFVGLSDRKESFIASLSGGERQRVAIARALVSNPQLLLCDEVTASLDKSVKDEILDLFEEINKKYGTTILVVTHELEVVKRLCSRVAVIEKGKITDIFNVNQKDYEKSNKSYADYVREVLK, encoded by the coding sequence ATGGTAGAACTTAAAAACATTGAAAAAAATTATATCGGTTTTGATTTAAAAATAAATTTAAAGATTAACAAAGGAGAAATCTTTGGATTAATTGGACAGTCAGGAAGCGGAAAATCGACAATTTTAAGAATTATTCAAAGAATTTTGAAAGCTGATAAAGGAGAAATTAATATTGCAAAGAATACTGAAACTGCTTATATTTTTCAGGAATTTAATCTTTTGTATAACAAAAATGTCTTTGATAATGTTGCTCTTCCCTTAATTTTAAAGAAAAAATTTTCAGCTGAAAAAGTTAAGGAAGTTTTGAAATTTGTGGGGCTGTCTGACAGGAAAGAATCATTTATTGCTTCCCTTAGCGGCGGCGAAAGGCAGAGAGTGGCGATTGCCCGTGCGTTAGTGTCAAATCCGCAATTACTGCTTTGTGATGAAGTTACAGCTTCTTTGGATAAATCTGTAAAAGATGAAATACTTGACTTATTTGAGGAAATAAATAAAAAGTATGGAACGACTATTTTAGTTGTTACTCACGAACTGGAAGTTGTAAAAAGGCTATGCAGCAGGGTGGCGGTTATTGAAAAAGGTAAAATTACAGATATTTTCAATGTTAATCAGAAGGATTATGAAAAATCAAACAAAAGTTATGCCGATTATGTGAGGGAGGTTCTGAAATGA
- a CDS encoding diacylglycerol/polyprenol kinase family protein yields the protein MEITKMILVFIGFIMFFLLLNKLEKSETLNSELIRKILHIGSGFGGLALPFIFEKKNSVIILGVIFLMVLISIRLIKNRIAGFRKVLETKNRKTFGDIYFIISILGLWIVSSENKIMYSLPLIILMFSDAFAALIGEFYSKYKFDTGFGTKSVEGSVTFFLTTYFICINFFLFFSNIKSINIVLVSLLLSVLAMILEMISWNGLDNLFVPFFVYLFLKLNLYLAAGELTYKFGVIIILLTIIILNRKKTTLTKVAQTASLFFLYIVMIIGGIKWGVPPLIMYLGYYHFTPKVKGQVKDSLKGLLTIAFTTSMWLALSIIMNKDKMFLIYIFSFSLFFGIINLIRDNAGNIYRETFRMSFLMGSIFKAAVFFLVNYFILSRILDFKMLAGIAVLISGGIFIYETSMKIFYIFEKENELSGESKVFLTSGIVFTCSMLLLGIGML from the coding sequence ATGGAAATAACTAAGATGATACTTGTTTTTATTGGTTTTATAATGTTTTTTCTTTTGCTGAATAAACTTGAAAAAAGTGAAACGTTAAATTCAGAACTTATACGAAAAATTTTACATATAGGTTCGGGATTTGGAGGACTGGCTCTTCCGTTTATATTCGAGAAAAAGAATTCGGTTATAATACTCGGAGTGATTTTTCTTATGGTACTTATTTCCATTAGGCTGATAAAAAATAGAATAGCTGGATTTAGAAAAGTTTTGGAAACAAAAAATAGAAAAACATTTGGAGATATATATTTTATTATAAGTATTTTAGGATTATGGATTGTGTCAAGTGAAAATAAAATAATGTATTCCCTTCCGCTTATAATACTTATGTTTTCTGATGCCTTTGCGGCCCTTATTGGAGAATTTTATAGTAAATATAAGTTTGACACGGGATTTGGAACAAAGTCAGTAGAAGGATCTGTGACATTTTTTCTTACAACATATTTTATTTGTATAAACTTCTTTTTATTTTTTAGCAACATTAAAAGTATAAATATTGTGCTTGTTTCATTACTTTTAAGCGTTCTTGCAATGATTCTTGAAATGATTTCGTGGAACGGGCTGGATAATCTTTTTGTCCCATTTTTCGTATATTTATTTTTAAAATTAAACTTATATTTGGCTGCAGGCGAACTTACGTATAAATTTGGGGTAATAATCATACTTCTTACAATTATAATATTAAATAGAAAAAAAACTACTCTTACAAAAGTTGCACAAACTGCAAGTTTATTTTTCCTTTACATCGTTATGATTATAGGTGGAATAAAATGGGGAGTTCCTCCATTAATAATGTATCTTGGATATTATCATTTTACGCCAAAAGTCAAAGGGCAAGTTAAAGATTCGCTAAAAGGGCTTTTAACAATAGCATTTACCACATCAATGTGGCTTGCATTAAGCATAATAATGAACAAAGATAAAATGTTTCTTATTTATATTTTTTCATTTTCACTATTTTTTGGAATTATAAATTTAATAAGGGATAATGCTGGAAATATCTACAGGGAAACATTTAGAATGAGCTTTTTGATGGGAAGCATATTTAAGGCAGCTGTTTTCTTTTTGGTAAATTATTTTATTTTGTCAAGAATTCTGGATTTTAAAATGTTAGCTGGAATAGCAGTTCTTATATCAGGCGGAATATTTATTTATGAAACAAGTATGAAAATTTTCTATATTTTTGAAAAGGAAAACGAACTTAGCGGAGAAAGCAAAGTATTTTTAACTTCAGGAATTGTTTTTACTTGCTCAATGTTATTACTGGGAATAGGAATGTTATAA
- a CDS encoding MetQ/NlpA family ABC transporter substrate-binding protein: MSKKLLISLAVICVLILAFVGINLKKDNVIRIAAAGYPMDEIVKIAAEDLKKEGYNVKVTVLTDYVTANVGLNAKDFDANFHQHEPFMQVFNKKNNGKLVKVKGIYDVYVGFYSKKYKNKSEIPNGAKVAIPNDVTNQDRALRILANEGLIELKPKDGLYNLNDVINTKKNFKFMAVPIPSLVQAYQEADLAFNWPSHMLKIGVHVKDALFIEKNTNGKYAVSLVAREDNKNSKKIQDLTKAMTSEKVKKFIEEKYAGQGFPVF; this comes from the coding sequence ATGTCAAAAAAATTATTAATTTCATTAGCTGTAATATGTGTGCTAATTTTAGCATTTGTTGGAATAAATTTAAAAAAGGATAATGTCATCAGAATTGCTGCGGCTGGATATCCGATGGATGAAATTGTGAAAATAGCAGCTGAGGATTTAAAAAAAGAAGGTTATAATGTAAAAGTTACTGTGTTAACAGATTATGTTACTGCAAATGTTGGTTTAAATGCTAAAGATTTTGACGCAAACTTTCATCAGCATGAGCCGTTTATGCAGGTTTTTAATAAGAAAAATAATGGAAAACTTGTAAAAGTTAAAGGGATTTATGATGTTTATGTAGGTTTTTATTCAAAAAAATATAAGAATAAGTCAGAAATTCCAAACGGGGCAAAAGTTGCCATTCCAAACGATGTGACAAATCAGGATAGAGCTTTGAGAATACTTGCAAATGAAGGTTTAATTGAGTTGAAGCCAAAAGATGGACTTTATAATTTGAATGACGTTATTAACACAAAGAAAAATTTCAAATTTATGGCAGTTCCTATTCCATCGCTAGTGCAGGCATACCAAGAAGCTGACTTAGCATTTAATTGGCCATCACACATGCTAAAAATTGGAGTTCACGTAAAAGATGCCTTATTCATTGAAAAAAATACAAATGGTAAATACGCTGTAAGTCTTGTAGCAAGAGAAGATAACAAAAACAGTAAGAAAATACAGGATTTGACAAAAGCTATGACTTCTGAAAAAGTTAAAAAGTTTATTGAAGAAAAATATGCCGGACAAGGATTTCCTGTGTTTTAA
- a CDS encoding PEP/pyruvate-binding domain-containing protein produces the protein MKYIYNIDKLKNHNENTVFEEKIGKKAQNLLELAANGFNVPHFSVITNRYFKEIILKEIEMYNQETGNNDEIKDWNAVFSGNTERKIENIIRIIKNHKIKEEFEKEIENALNEESYYAVRSSSIEEDSSNFSFAGQFETYLYVKKENMLEKIKEVWISSFSNHVMKYRKEGKINNEINVPAVIIQEMVNSEKAGVGFSVNPVNNNYDEVVISGTYGLGTSIVDGDENGDLFIYNKKTKEIKKEIRTKKIRQVLDFENKKIKTEEINIEEEILNDSEICELGENIINIEKYYGKPQDMEWAFEKEKLYILQSRPITTLEKTDKKTYNTIIWDNSNIVESYPEITLPLTFSFIRKAYSDVYKRFSEITGVPAKVVESYQDIYDNMLGLLKGRVYYNLINWYKLLMLFPNSKGNSKFMEQMMGVKKELSEENLNENLLEAEGKMTGFEKFRNKLEKYKAGFTLFMNMFLIEKKAEKFYKIIDENLNGKNSDLSNKNIKELKKYYKFLENKFLKNWEIPIINDFLVMVWFGLSKKMAEKYIKDDFEKTHNTLIAQEGNSMISVEPSKYIKKMSLMIKNDKSLKDEIKNIINKNEKSLIEIFKLTQNAEFSSTLNEYMEKFGDRTVHELKLEAPTLREEPLFLIKMIYSLSITENVQEHAKRNILEEQKKIYDSLKINPIKKYLLKKTLFYAKKFIRLRENLRYERTKVFGTVRKIMKKMGVHLKNNNLINNEKDVFYLTVDEIFGLVDGSIIDIDLKKLIELRKEEYKKYETEAILPDRFLTRGFLGENFYYEDLTGNSQLDENTLQGTGCSKGIVKGKVKIVLNPMDTQVEEGDIVVTKSTDPSWVMVFPLLKGLIVEKGSLLSHSAIISREMNIPAIVGVQGATSILKTGDMVQFDGSTGIIKKLND, from the coding sequence ATGAAATATATTTATAATATTGATAAACTAAAAAATCATAATGAAAATACAGTATTTGAGGAAAAAATTGGTAAAAAGGCTCAAAATTTGCTTGAACTTGCTGCCAATGGATTTAATGTCCCGCATTTTTCAGTCATTACTAACAGATATTTTAAGGAAATTATACTAAAAGAAATTGAAATGTATAATCAGGAAACAGGAAACAATGATGAAATTAAGGATTGGAATGCTGTATTCAGCGGAAATACCGAAAGAAAAATTGAAAATATAATTAGAATTATAAAAAATCATAAAATTAAGGAAGAATTTGAAAAGGAAATAGAAAATGCACTAAATGAAGAAAGTTATTATGCTGTGAGATCGTCTTCAATTGAAGAAGATAGCAGCAATTTTTCATTTGCTGGACAGTTTGAAACGTACCTTTATGTGAAAAAAGAAAATATGTTGGAAAAAATAAAGGAAGTTTGGATTTCTTCATTTTCAAATCATGTTATGAAATACAGAAAAGAAGGGAAAATAAATAATGAAATAAATGTTCCAGCAGTAATAATTCAGGAAATGGTTAATTCTGAAAAGGCGGGAGTTGGATTTAGTGTAAACCCTGTAAATAATAATTATGACGAAGTCGTTATTTCTGGAACTTATGGACTGGGAACAAGCATAGTTGACGGAGATGAAAATGGAGATCTGTTTATATATAATAAAAAAACGAAGGAAATTAAAAAGGAGATAAGAACCAAAAAAATAAGACAGGTTTTAGATTTTGAAAATAAGAAAATAAAAACAGAAGAAATAAATATTGAAGAGGAAATATTAAATGACAGTGAAATATGTGAACTAGGTGAAAATATCATAAATATTGAAAAATATTATGGAAAGCCTCAGGATATGGAATGGGCATTTGAAAAGGAAAAGCTATATATATTGCAGTCAAGACCTATAACTACATTGGAAAAAACAGACAAAAAAACATATAACACAATAATATGGGATAACAGCAATATTGTAGAAAGCTATCCTGAAATTACATTGCCACTCACATTCAGCTTTATAAGAAAGGCATATTCCGACGTCTATAAAAGATTCTCAGAAATAACAGGAGTGCCTGCCAAAGTTGTGGAAAGTTATCAGGATATTTATGATAATATGCTTGGATTGCTAAAAGGGCGGGTTTACTATAACTTGATAAACTGGTATAAACTTTTGATGCTGTTTCCAAATTCTAAAGGCAATAGTAAATTTATGGAACAGATGATGGGGGTAAAAAAGGAATTATCCGAAGAAAATCTGAATGAGAATTTGCTGGAAGCTGAAGGAAAAATGACAGGCTTTGAAAAATTTAGAAATAAACTGGAAAAATATAAGGCTGGATTTACATTATTTATGAATATGTTTCTTATTGAAAAAAAGGCTGAAAAATTTTATAAGATTATTGATGAAAATCTTAATGGTAAAAATAGCGATTTAAGTAATAAAAATATAAAAGAACTGAAAAAATATTACAAGTTTCTTGAAAATAAATTTTTAAAAAATTGGGAAATACCTATTATAAATGACTTTCTTGTAATGGTTTGGTTTGGACTTTCAAAAAAAATGGCTGAAAAATATATAAAAGATGATTTTGAAAAGACACACAACACGCTTATTGCTCAAGAAGGAAACAGCATGATTAGTGTTGAACCATCGAAATATATAAAAAAAATGAGCCTTATGATAAAAAATGACAAATCTTTAAAAGATGAAATAAAAAATATAATAAACAAAAACGAAAAATCACTTATTGAAATATTTAAATTAACCCAAAATGCAGAATTTAGTTCTACTTTGAATGAGTATATGGAAAAATTTGGTGACAGGACAGTCCACGAACTGAAACTGGAAGCACCAACATTAAGGGAAGAGCCTTTATTTTTAATAAAAATGATATATTCGCTTTCAATAACAGAAAATGTTCAGGAACATGCTAAAAGAAACATATTGGAAGAACAGAAAAAAATATATGACAGCCTGAAAATAAATCCTATAAAAAAATATTTATTGAAAAAAACTTTATTTTATGCGAAAAAATTTATACGGTTAAGGGAAAATTTGAGATATGAACGGACAAAGGTTTTTGGAACAGTCAGAAAGATTATGAAAAAAATGGGAGTACATCTTAAAAATAACAACCTTATAAATAATGAAAAAGATGTATTCTATCTTACTGTCGATGAAATTTTTGGACTTGTTGACGGCTCAATAATTGATATTGACTTAAAAAAACTTATAGAACTACGAAAAGAGGAATATAAAAAATACGAAACAGAGGCAATTCTTCCTGATAGATTTTTAACAAGAGGATTCCTAGGAGAAAACTTTTATTATGAAGATTTGACTGGAAATTCTCAACTCGACGAAAATACTTTGCAAGGGACTGGATGTAGCAAAGGAATTGTAAAAGGAAAAGTAAAAATTGTCTTAAATCCTATGGATACTCAAGTTGAAGAGGGAGATATCGTTGTTACAAAATCTACAGATCCAAGCTGGGTTATGGTTTTTCCTTTATTGAAGGGACTTATAGTAGAAAAGGGAAGCCTTTTATCCCACAGTGCAATTATTTCACGGGAAATGAACATCCCTGCCATAGTAGGAGTACAAGGGGCAACAAGTATTCTGAAAACAGGAGATATGGTTCAATTTGACGGAAGTACGGGAATTATAAAAAAATTGAATGACTGA
- a CDS encoding methionine ABC transporter permease: protein MIDTELLIAIKDTFIMVLIPTICAVFLGVPLGAVVFLTDKGGIRENKFINIPCNIYINVVRSFPFLIFVVILIPLTRLIFGTAFGLFPASFPICFVAVALYARFTEQSFYDVNSGIIDAALSMKASVFQIVWHFLLVEARSSLVLGLTSAIISFISYSTVMGVVGGGGIGDYAMRYGYNEYNYALVYRVVAIMIVIVFSIQIIGNRISKNLDKKRRIY from the coding sequence ATGATAGATACTGAATTATTAATTGCAATAAAGGACACTTTTATAATGGTTCTTATTCCTACGATATGTGCAGTATTTTTGGGAGTTCCTTTAGGAGCCGTTGTATTTTTGACTGATAAAGGCGGCATTAGGGAAAATAAGTTTATAAATATCCCATGCAACATTTATATAAATGTAGTCAGAAGTTTTCCGTTTTTAATATTTGTAGTTATATTGATACCTCTCACACGATTAATTTTTGGTACTGCCTTTGGACTATTTCCTGCAAGTTTTCCAATTTGCTTTGTAGCTGTGGCACTGTATGCGAGATTTACAGAACAGTCCTTTTATGATGTGAATAGCGGAATAATTGATGCGGCTTTATCAATGAAGGCAAGTGTATTTCAGATTGTGTGGCATTTTTTGCTTGTTGAAGCGAGAAGCAGCCTTGTGCTTGGCTTAACTTCGGCAATTATCAGTTTTATTTCGTACTCTACTGTAATGGGAGTCGTTGGTGGAGGCGGAATTGGCGACTATGCAATGCGATATGGATACAACGAATACAACTATGCCCTTGTATACAGGGTTGTGGCGATAATGATAGTCATTGTATTTTCGATACAGATTATTGGAAACAGAATATCAAAAAATTTAGATAAGAAAAGGAGAATTTACTAA